In Shewanella sp. VB17, a single genomic region encodes these proteins:
- the maiA gene encoding maleylacetoacetate isomerase, translating into MLKLYGYWRSSAAYRVRIALNYKKLAFEQVSVHLVKSGGEQHKVDYAKLNPQELVPTFVDTDSDDEVVLSQSLAIIEYLDEKYSHLALLPQNIQDKAIVRSMAMSIACEVHPLNNLKVLQYLVKKLNVDDDTKSAWYHHWIHEGFRALEKQLVKYSGRFCFGDSVTLVDVCLVPQVYNAIRFKVDLTSYVNILRITDNCNQLDAFIDATPENQVDAD; encoded by the coding sequence ATGTTGAAACTTTATGGTTATTGGCGCTCAAGCGCTGCTTATCGAGTCAGAATCGCATTAAATTACAAAAAACTAGCATTTGAACAAGTCTCTGTTCATTTGGTTAAAAGTGGTGGGGAGCAGCATAAAGTCGATTATGCCAAATTAAACCCTCAAGAGTTAGTGCCAACGTTTGTTGATACCGACTCTGATGATGAGGTTGTGTTATCTCAGTCGCTTGCGATTATAGAATACCTAGATGAAAAGTATTCTCACTTGGCATTATTACCTCAAAATATACAAGACAAAGCCATAGTACGCTCAATGGCGATGTCGATTGCATGTGAAGTACACCCTCTTAATAATTTGAAAGTTTTGCAGTATCTTGTGAAAAAACTCAATGTGGATGATGATACTAAATCTGCATGGTACCACCATTGGATCCATGAAGGTTTTCGTGCTTTAGAAAAGCAACTGGTTAAGTATTCTGGTCGTTTTTGTTTTGGTGATTCTGTGACCTTAGTTGATGTGTGTTTAGTGCCTCAGGTTTACAATGCGATTCGGTTTAAGGTTGATTTGACCTCCTATGTCAATATTTTACGTATTACCGACAATTGTAATCAATTGGATGCATTTATCGATGCGACTCCTGAGAATCAGGTTGATGCAGATTAA
- a CDS encoding fumarylacetoacetate hydrolase family protein: MKLASYNNGRRDGQLMLVSKNLTKTVAVPAIAHTMQELLDAWQLLEPQLRELYDALNDGLIDNAIDFEESKCLSPLPRAYQWADGSAYVNHVELVRKARGAEMPETFWTDPLVYQGGSDCFIGPKADIPLASEEWGIDFESEIAVITDDVPMGVSAENAEKHIKLLMLVNDVSLRNLIPGELAKGFGFYQAKPSSSFSPVAVTPDELGPRWEDAKVHLPLITHLNNTLFGQPNAGVDMTFNFNQLVSHVAKTRPLGAGAIIGSGTISNYDRSAGSSCLAEIRMLETIADGKPSTSFMKFGDRVKIEMLDDNKMTIFGSIDQQIVEYKA, from the coding sequence ATGAAGTTAGCCAGTTATAACAATGGTCGTCGTGATGGCCAATTGATGTTAGTCAGTAAAAATCTTACTAAAACAGTTGCGGTGCCGGCAATCGCACATACTATGCAAGAGCTATTGGATGCTTGGCAGTTACTTGAGCCACAATTGAGAGAGTTATATGATGCATTGAATGATGGATTGATCGATAACGCTATCGATTTTGAAGAATCTAAATGTTTATCTCCTTTACCTCGTGCTTATCAATGGGCTGATGGTAGCGCCTATGTGAATCATGTTGAATTAGTTAGAAAAGCTCGTGGTGCAGAGATGCCGGAGACTTTTTGGACCGATCCCTTAGTATATCAAGGAGGCTCAGATTGTTTTATTGGACCTAAAGCCGATATTCCTTTAGCAAGTGAAGAGTGGGGCATTGATTTTGAGTCTGAAATTGCCGTGATCACTGATGATGTGCCTATGGGAGTATCAGCAGAGAATGCAGAGAAACACATTAAACTGTTGATGTTAGTTAATGATGTTTCATTGCGTAATCTCATCCCTGGAGAGTTAGCTAAAGGTTTTGGTTTTTATCAGGCTAAGCCATCTAGTAGTTTTTCTCCGGTTGCAGTAACCCCAGATGAATTGGGTCCTCGTTGGGAAGACGCTAAAGTGCATTTACCTTTAATCACTCATCTCAACAATACACTTTTCGGCCAGCCTAATGCGGGTGTTGATATGACATTTAATTTCAATCAACTGGTATCTCACGTGGCTAAAACTCGTCCTCTGGGTGCTGGCGCAATTATTGGTTCTGGTACTATTTCTAATTATGATCGCAGTGCTGGTTCAAGCTGTTTGGCTGAAATTCGTATGCTTGAGACCATTGCAGACGGAAAGCCATCGACTTCATTTATGAAGTTCGGTGATCGGGTGAAAATTGAAATGCTTGACGATAATAAGATGACTATTTTCGGTTCAATTGATCAACAGATTGTGGAGTATAAAGCTTAG